The following proteins come from a genomic window of Candidatus Binatus sp.:
- the rpoC gene encoding DNA-directed RNA polymerase subunit beta', whose amino-acid sequence MEDLFGIFEKPKNPLAFNAIRISIASPEMIRSWSHGEVKKPETINYRTFKPERDGLFCAKIFGPTKDYECNCGKYKRMRHRGVVCEKCGVEVIQSKVRRERMGHIDLAAPVAHIWFLRSLPSRIGTLLDMTLKELEKVLYFECYIVVDAGETPLQYKELLTERKYREAREQYADGFKAEMGAEAVRSLLGQLALDKLAEELRIEMKATASEARRKKVAKRLKVVNAFRDSGNKPEWMILTILPVIPPDLRPLVPLDGGRFATSDLNDLYRRVINRNNRLKRLIELNAPDIIIRNEKRMLQEAVDALFDNGRRGRAITGPSKRPLKSLSDMLKGKSGRFRQNLLGKRVDYSGRSVIVVGPELRLHQCGLPKKMALELFKPFIYSKLEEKGYVTTIKSAKKMVEKEGKDVWDILDEVIREHPVLLNRAPTLHRLGIQAFEPVLIEGKAIQLHPLVCVAYNADFDGDQMAVHVPLSIEAQVESRALMMSTNNILSPASGKPVIVPTQDMVLGLYYMTRERPLARGEGKNFANVEEVRIAYDHGEIDLQAKITVRMSPLVATGIAPAAAETNGHPRGKAKERAAAAAAAAAAMPRYERVTTTVGRVLLYEIVPPEIPFTELNKTMKKKELGNLIDIGYRRAGDKATVIFADRLKDIGFEFATKAGISISIKDMTIPPQKAHLLDGAQKQVNEIQQQYNNGVITDGERYNKVVDIWAEVQDQIGSAVIKGLSTQVFGKNDKGETITGPSFNPIFIMADSGARGSEQQIRQLAGLRGLMAKPSGEIIETPITANFREGLTVLQYFISTHGARKGLADTALKTANSGYLTRRLVDVAQDSIISEDDCGTLDGIEMSPLVEGGEIIEGLGDRVLGRVALEDIRDAFTTEVLVQANEMIDEDKVKRIEDAGVERIKIRSVLTCQSRQGVCVKCYGRDLGRGHLVNLGESIGIIAAQSIGEPGTQLTMRTFHIGGTASRRAADTTLEVRNEGVMRLHGVNTVKSRDGNLVVMTRHGEVVIAAQVTDEGGRVRERERERYPLVYGAKLRKAEGDKVKPGELIAEWDPYTTPIITEVGGTVKYGDIVEGKTMEERVDERTGARSNVIVEFKDLDMRPRISIKDASGKTAKLPSSNNVARYFLPVGAYINVPEGTAVEPGDVISKIPRETTKTKDITGGLPRVAELFEARKPKEFAVISEIDGQVSFGKDTKGKRKVEVTPEIGEKREYLIPKGKHIAVHEGDVVKAGEPLMEGSFNPHDILTILGEKALAKYLVDEIQEIYRLQGVRINDKHIEVIVRQMLRRVRIKEVGDTPFLVGDQVEKWRFDEENGRVLTRGGEPAIAEPLLLGITKASLSTESFISAASFQETTRVLTESAINGKVDRLVGLKENVIMGRLIPAGTGMNLYNRMVVKVEGAAVEEDAGKPELAAAPAPGGD is encoded by the coding sequence ATGGAAGATCTCTTCGGCATTTTCGAGAAGCCCAAGAATCCACTGGCGTTCAACGCGATCCGGATTTCGATCGCGTCGCCGGAAATGATCCGCTCGTGGTCGCACGGCGAGGTCAAGAAGCCCGAAACGATCAACTACCGGACCTTCAAGCCGGAGCGCGACGGGCTGTTCTGCGCCAAGATTTTCGGGCCGACCAAGGACTACGAATGCAACTGCGGCAAGTACAAGCGGATGCGTCATCGCGGCGTGGTCTGCGAAAAGTGCGGTGTCGAAGTCATTCAGTCCAAGGTCCGCCGCGAGCGCATGGGTCACATCGATCTCGCCGCCCCGGTCGCGCACATCTGGTTCCTGCGCTCGCTGCCGTCGCGAATCGGCACCCTGCTCGACATGACGCTCAAGGAACTCGAGAAGGTCCTCTACTTCGAGTGCTACATCGTCGTTGACGCCGGCGAGACGCCGCTCCAGTACAAGGAGCTGCTGACCGAGCGCAAATATCGCGAAGCGCGCGAGCAATACGCCGACGGCTTCAAGGCCGAGATGGGCGCCGAGGCGGTTCGCTCGCTGCTGGGGCAACTCGCGCTCGACAAGCTGGCCGAAGAGCTGCGCATCGAGATGAAAGCGACCGCCAGCGAGGCGCGCCGCAAGAAAGTCGCCAAGCGCCTGAAGGTCGTCAACGCGTTTCGCGACTCGGGCAACAAGCCCGAGTGGATGATTCTCACCATCCTGCCGGTGATTCCTCCCGATCTCCGTCCGCTGGTGCCGCTCGACGGCGGCCGCTTCGCCACTTCGGATCTGAACGATCTCTACCGCCGCGTGATCAATCGCAACAACCGGTTGAAGCGGCTCATCGAGCTCAACGCCCCCGACATCATCATTCGCAACGAAAAGCGGATGCTCCAGGAAGCCGTCGATGCGTTGTTTGACAACGGACGGCGCGGCCGCGCGATCACCGGACCGTCCAAGCGTCCGCTCAAATCGCTGTCCGACATGCTCAAGGGCAAGTCGGGCCGCTTCCGCCAGAACCTGCTCGGCAAGCGCGTCGATTACTCGGGCCGCTCGGTAATCGTGGTCGGTCCCGAGCTCAGGCTGCATCAGTGCGGGCTGCCCAAGAAGATGGCGCTCGAGCTGTTCAAGCCGTTCATCTACAGCAAGCTCGAAGAAAAGGGCTACGTCACCACCATCAAGAGCGCCAAAAAGATGGTCGAGAAAGAGGGCAAGGACGTTTGGGATATCCTCGACGAGGTTATCCGCGAGCATCCGGTGCTGCTCAATCGCGCGCCGACCCTGCATCGGCTCGGCATCCAGGCGTTCGAGCCGGTGTTGATCGAAGGCAAGGCCATTCAGCTCCATCCGCTGGTATGCGTGGCGTACAACGCCGATTTCGACGGCGATCAGATGGCGGTGCACGTGCCGCTGTCGATCGAGGCGCAGGTCGAGTCGCGCGCGCTCATGATGTCCACCAACAACATCCTGTCGCCCGCGTCGGGCAAGCCGGTAATCGTGCCGACCCAGGACATGGTGCTGGGTCTTTACTACATGACGCGCGAGCGTCCGCTGGCGCGCGGCGAGGGCAAGAACTTCGCCAATGTCGAGGAAGTGCGAATCGCGTACGATCACGGGGAAATCGATCTGCAGGCGAAAATCACGGTGCGGATGTCGCCGCTGGTCGCGACCGGAATCGCCCCCGCGGCGGCCGAGACCAATGGGCATCCTCGCGGCAAGGCCAAAGAGCGCGCTGCCGCAGCAGCCGCCGCCGCCGCCGCGATGCCGCGTTACGAGCGCGTCACCACCACGGTCGGCCGCGTGCTCTTGTACGAAATCGTGCCGCCCGAGATTCCGTTCACCGAGCTCAACAAGACGATGAAGAAAAAGGAGCTCGGCAACCTGATCGACATCGGCTATCGCCGCGCCGGCGACAAGGCGACGGTTATCTTCGCCGACCGGCTCAAGGACATCGGCTTTGAATTCGCCACCAAGGCGGGAATCTCGATATCGATCAAGGACATGACGATTCCGCCGCAAAAGGCCCATCTGCTCGACGGCGCTCAGAAGCAGGTCAACGAGATTCAGCAGCAATACAACAACGGCGTCATCACCGACGGCGAGCGCTACAACAAGGTCGTCGATATCTGGGCCGAAGTTCAGGACCAGATCGGCAGCGCCGTGATCAAGGGGCTCTCGACCCAGGTCTTCGGCAAGAACGACAAGGGCGAGACCATCACCGGGCCGTCGTTCAATCCGATCTTCATCATGGCCGACTCGGGCGCCCGCGGTTCCGAGCAGCAGATTCGCCAGCTGGCGGGACTGCGCGGCCTGATGGCGAAGCCGTCGGGTGAAATCATCGAGACTCCGATCACCGCGAACTTCCGCGAGGGGCTCACGGTGCTGCAGTACTTCATCTCGACCCACGGCGCGCGCAAGGGCCTGGCCGACACCGCACTCAAGACCGCCAACTCCGGCTATCTGACCCGGCGCCTGGTTGACGTGGCGCAGGACTCGATCATCAGCGAGGACGATTGCGGCACGCTGGACGGAATCGAGATGTCGCCGCTGGTCGAAGGCGGCGAGATAATCGAGGGACTCGGCGATCGCGTGCTCGGACGCGTCGCGCTCGAAGACATCCGCGACGCGTTCACCACCGAAGTGCTGGTGCAAGCCAACGAGATGATCGACGAGGACAAGGTAAAGCGAATCGAGGACGCCGGCGTCGAGCGAATCAAGATTCGCTCGGTGCTGACCTGCCAGTCGCGCCAGGGCGTGTGCGTCAAGTGTTACGGACGCGATCTCGGCCGCGGGCATCTGGTGAACCTCGGCGAATCGATCGGAATTATCGCCGCCCAGTCCATCGGCGAGCCCGGCACGCAGCTCACGATGCGCACCTTCCATATCGGCGGCACCGCCAGCCGGCGCGCCGCCGACACCACGCTCGAGGTCCGCAACGAGGGCGTGATGCGCCTGCATGGCGTCAACACGGTCAAGAGCCGCGACGGCAACCTGGTCGTCATGACCCGCCACGGCGAGGTCGTGATCGCCGCCCAGGTCACCGACGAAGGCGGCCGCGTCCGCGAGCGCGAACGCGAGCGCTATCCGCTGGTGTACGGCGCCAAGCTGCGCAAGGCCGAGGGCGACAAGGTCAAGCCCGGCGAGCTGATCGCGGAATGGGATCCGTACACCACGCCGATCATCACCGAGGTCGGCGGCACGGTTAAGTACGGCGATATCGTCGAAGGCAAAACGATGGAGGAGCGGGTCGATGAACGAACCGGCGCGCGCTCCAACGTTATCGTCGAGTTCAAGGACCTCGACATGCGCCCGCGTATCTCGATCAAGGACGCGTCGGGCAAGACCGCCAAGCTGCCCAGCTCGAACAACGTCGCGCGCTACTTCCTGCCAGTGGGCGCGTATATCAACGTGCCCGAAGGCACCGCGGTCGAGCCCGGCGACGTGATCTCGAAGATCCCGCGCGAAACGACCAAGACCAAGGACATCACCGGCGGCCTGCCCCGGGTCGCGGAGCTGTTCGAAGCGCGCAAGCCCAAGGAATTCGCCGTCATCTCGGAAATCGATGGACAGGTTTCCTTCGGCAAGGACACCAAGGGCAAGCGCAAGGTCGAAGTCACGCCCGAAATCGGCGAGAAACGCGAATACCTGATCCCCAAGGGCAAGCATATCGCGGTCCACGAGGGCGACGTCGTCAAGGCCGGCGAGCCGCTGATGGAAGGCTCGTTTAATCCGCACGACATCCTGACGATCCTCGGCGAAAAGGCGCTGGCGAAATACCTGGTTGACGAAATCCAGGAAATCTACCGGCTCCAGGGCGTGCGCATCAACGACAAGCACATCGAGGTGATCGTGCGCCAGATGCTGCGCCGCGTGCGAATCAAGGAAGTCGGCGACACCCCGTTCCTGGTCGGCGATCAGGTCGAGAAATGGCGCTTCGACGAGGAGAACGGGCGCGTGCTTACCCGCGGCGGAGAGCCTGCAATCGCCGAGCCGCTGCTGCTCGGAATCACCAAGGCGTCGCTCTCCACCGAGAGTTTCATCTCGGCGGCATCGTTCCAGGAAACCACGCGCGTGCTCACCGAGTCGGCGATCAACGGCAAGGTTGACAGGCTGGTCGGACTGAAAGAAAACGTGATCATGGGACGCTTGATTCCAGCCGGCACCGGCATGAACTTGTACAACCGGATGGTGGTCAAGGTCGAAGGCGCCGCGGTCGAAGAAGATGCGGGAAAACCGGAGTTGGCTGCCGCGCCCGCACCCGGCGGAGATTGA
- the rpsL gene encoding 30S ribosomal protein S12 — protein MPTINQLIRQARVKKRFKVKARALEGSPQKRGVCTQVKTTTPKKPNSALRKVARVRLSNGIEVNTYIPGVGHNLQEHSVVLIRGGRVRDLPGVRYHVIRGTLDSIGVQERRKGRSKYGSKKPK, from the coding sequence GTGCCGACAATAAACCAGTTGATCCGACAGGCGCGCGTGAAAAAACGCTTCAAGGTTAAGGCGCGCGCGCTCGAAGGCTCGCCTCAGAAGCGCGGCGTGTGCACGCAGGTGAAGACGACTACGCCCAAGAAGCCCAACTCCGCGCTGCGCAAGGTCGCGCGCGTGCGGCTGTCCAACGGGATCGAGGTGAATACCTATATCCCGGGCGTCGGACACAACCTGCAGGAGCATTCCGTGGTGCTGATTCGCGGCGGTCGCGTGCGCGATCTGCCCGGCGTTCGCTATCACGTGATTCGCGGCACCCTCGACTCGATCGGCGTACAGGAGCGGCGCAAGGGCCGTTCCAAGTACGGATCGAAGAAACCCAAGTAG
- the rpsG gene encoding 30S ribosomal protein S7, protein MSRKGQIRVREIPADPKYHDRTVAKFMNVVMERGKKSLAEQIFYHALDLVAERSKEDGLVVFKRALDNVRPAVEVRSRRVGGANYQVPSEVRPVRRNSLAMRWLVAAARARGEKSMEERLAAEILDAAANRGGGVKKREDTHRMADANKAFAHYRW, encoded by the coding sequence ATGTCGCGCAAAGGACAAATTCGCGTCCGCGAAATTCCGGCGGACCCCAAGTATCACGACCGCACCGTCGCCAAGTTCATGAACGTGGTGATGGAACGCGGCAAGAAGTCGCTCGCCGAGCAGATCTTCTATCACGCGCTGGATCTCGTCGCGGAGCGCTCGAAGGAAGACGGCCTGGTCGTTTTCAAACGCGCGCTCGACAATGTTCGTCCGGCGGTCGAGGTTCGCTCGCGCCGGGTCGGCGGCGCCAACTACCAGGTGCCGAGCGAGGTGCGCCCGGTGCGGCGCAATTCGCTGGCGATGCGATGGCTGGTTGCGGCGGCGCGCGCGCGCGGCGAAAAGTCGATGGAAGAGCGGCTGGCCGCCGAAATCCTCGACGCCGCCGCCAATCGCGGCGGCGGGGTCAAGAAGCGCGAAGACACACATCGAATGGCCGACGCCAACAAGGCGTTCGCCCACTATCGCTGGTAA
- the fusA gene encoding elongation factor G, producing the protein MARQTPIERVRNIGIMAHIDAGKTTTTERVLFYTGINYKIGEVHEGTATMDWMVQEQERGITITSAATTCFWRDNRINIIDTPGHVDFTIEVERSLRVLDGAVAVFCAVGGVEPQSETVWRQADKYRVPRIAFINKMDRVGAEFERVVQEMRDKLKATPLLLHLPIGAEEKFTGLVDLIDRKALIWDEDRLGAEFRVTDIPADLEEQAAGYRDKLVETLADHDEHIMELYLEGKAPEPGQIRTAIRAATLKMAVTPVILGSAFRNKGVQPMLDAVVDYLPSPLDLPPVVGKAGDKIEERWPRDDAPFSALAFKIMNDQHMGTLTFIRVYSGTLESGSSLLNATRGKRERIGRMLKMHANKREDITEVYAGDICAVGLRDTTTGDTLCDPAHPIILESIEFPEPVIQIAIEPKTKADQEKLGEALQKLAKEDPSFRVSVNKETSQTLISGMGELHLEIIVDRMLREFKVDANIGKPQVAYRETVKRAAEAEGKLVRQSGGHGQYAVVELRIEPLAKGLGFEFEDGTKGGSIPRNFIPSIEDGVREAMENGVLAGYPMVDIKAIVIDGKSHDVDSSELAFKIAGSMAFKEACERAEPILLEPIMEVEAVTPQEFMGEVIGDLSGRRGKILDMENRAGAQVIEARVPLATMFGYATRLRSMTQGRATYTMQFGAYEPVPRNIFEELTARNAEGGDSRARA; encoded by the coding sequence ATGGCTCGTCAGACACCAATAGAACGGGTGCGCAATATCGGCATCATGGCGCACATCGATGCCGGCAAGACCACCACCACCGAGCGCGTGCTGTTCTATACCGGCATCAATTACAAGATCGGCGAGGTGCACGAAGGCACCGCGACGATGGACTGGATGGTGCAGGAGCAGGAGCGCGGCATCACGATCACGTCGGCGGCGACCACCTGTTTCTGGCGCGACAACCGCATCAATATTATCGACACGCCCGGACACGTCGATTTCACCATCGAGGTCGAGCGCTCGCTGCGCGTGCTCGACGGCGCGGTCGCGGTGTTCTGCGCGGTCGGCGGGGTCGAGCCGCAGTCGGAAACCGTCTGGCGCCAGGCCGACAAGTACCGCGTGCCGCGAATTGCATTTATCAACAAGATGGACCGCGTCGGCGCGGAGTTCGAGCGCGTCGTGCAGGAGATGCGCGACAAGCTCAAGGCCACGCCGCTGCTGTTGCATCTGCCGATCGGCGCCGAGGAAAAGTTCACCGGGCTGGTCGATCTGATCGATCGCAAGGCGCTGATTTGGGACGAGGATCGGCTCGGCGCGGAGTTTCGCGTCACCGACATCCCGGCCGATTTGGAAGAGCAGGCCGCCGGATACCGCGACAAGCTGGTCGAAACGCTCGCCGATCACGACGAGCACATCATGGAGCTTTACCTCGAGGGCAAGGCGCCCGAGCCCGGCCAGATTCGCACCGCGATTCGCGCCGCCACGCTCAAGATGGCGGTCACCCCGGTGATTCTCGGCTCCGCGTTCCGCAACAAGGGCGTGCAGCCGATGCTCGACGCGGTCGTTGACTACCTGCCCTCGCCGCTGGACCTGCCACCCGTCGTCGGCAAGGCCGGCGACAAGATCGAAGAGCGATGGCCGCGCGACGACGCGCCGTTCTCCGCGCTTGCGTTCAAGATTATGAACGACCAGCACATGGGGACGCTCACCTTCATTCGGGTTTATTCGGGCACGCTGGAAAGCGGCTCGTCGCTGCTCAATGCGACGCGTGGCAAGCGCGAACGAATCGGCCGGATGCTCAAGATGCACGCGAACAAGCGCGAGGATATCACCGAGGTTTACGCCGGCGACATTTGCGCAGTCGGGCTTCGCGACACGACCACCGGCGACACGCTATGCGATCCGGCGCATCCAATAATATTGGAATCGATCGAGTTCCCCGAGCCGGTCATCCAGATCGCAATCGAGCCCAAGACCAAGGCCGACCAGGAAAAACTCGGCGAGGCGCTCCAGAAGCTCGCCAAAGAGGATCCGTCCTTCAGAGTCAGCGTCAACAAGGAAACTTCGCAGACCCTGATTTCGGGGATGGGCGAGCTGCACCTCGAGATCATCGTCGATCGGATGCTGCGCGAATTCAAAGTCGACGCGAATATCGGCAAGCCGCAGGTCGCATACCGGGAAACGGTCAAGCGCGCGGCTGAAGCCGAGGGCAAGCTGGTCCGCCAGAGCGGCGGTCACGGACAGTACGCCGTGGTCGAGCTGAGAATCGAGCCGCTCGCCAAGGGCCTTGGCTTCGAGTTCGAGGACGGCACCAAGGGCGGATCGATTCCGCGCAATTTCATTCCGTCGATCGAAGACGGGGTCAGAGAGGCGATGGAGAACGGGGTGCTCGCGGGCTATCCGATGGTCGATATCAAGGCCATCGTGATCGACGGCAAGTCCCACGATGTGGACTCGTCGGAGCTCGCGTTTAAAATCGCCGGCTCGATGGCGTTCAAGGAAGCTTGCGAAAGAGCCGAGCCGATTTTGCTCGAACCGATAATGGAGGTCGAGGCCGTCACCCCGCAGGAGTTCATGGGCGAGGTGATTGGCGATCTCAGCGGGCGGCGCGGCAAGATTCTCGACATGGAAAATCGCGCCGGCGCGCAGGTCATCGAGGCCCGCGTCCCGCTCGCCACCATGTTCGGTTACGCCACCCGGCTGCGCTCGATGACCCAGGGCCGCGCAACTTACACCATGCAGTTCGGCGCGTACGAACCCGTGCCGCGAAATATTTTTGAAGAGTTGACGGCGCGCAACGCCGAAGGAGGCGATTCGCGCGCGCGTGCATAA
- the tuf gene encoding elongation factor Tu, with translation MGKAKFERTKPHANVGTIGHIDHGKTTLTAAITKVLASKKLATFTAFDQIDKAPEEKERGITISIAHVEYETLKRHYAHVDCPGHADYIKNMITGAAQMDGAILVVGANDGPMPQTREHILLAYQVGVPSIVVFMNKVDMVDDPELLDLVELEVRDLLTKYNYKGDDVPVIRGSALNALNCGCGKADCPNCKPILDLMDAVDNFIPQPKRETEKPFLMPVEDVFSISGRGTVVTGRVEKGKVKVGEEVEIVGFRDTQKTVVTGVEMFRKLLDEGQAGDNIGVLLRGLKREDVERGQVLAKPGSITPHTNFEASAYILTKDEGGRHTPFFTGYRPQFYFRTTDVTGVLTLPEGTEMVMPGDNIKILGELITPVAMDEGLRFAIREGGRTVGAGVVSKILK, from the coding sequence ATGGGCAAGGCTAAATTTGAACGCACCAAGCCGCACGCGAACGTCGGCACCATTGGTCATATCGATCACGGCAAGACCACTTTAACCGCCGCGATTACCAAGGTCCTCGCGTCAAAGAAGCTCGCCACCTTCACCGCCTTCGATCAGATCGACAAGGCGCCCGAAGAGAAAGAGCGCGGCATCACGATTTCCATCGCCCACGTCGAGTACGAGACGCTCAAGCGCCACTACGCGCACGTCGATTGCCCCGGACACGCCGACTACATCAAGAACATGATCACCGGGGCCGCGCAGATGGACGGCGCAATTCTGGTGGTCGGCGCCAACGACGGCCCGATGCCGCAGACGCGCGAGCATATCCTGCTCGCCTACCAGGTCGGCGTGCCGTCGATCGTCGTCTTCATGAACAAGGTTGACATGGTTGACGACCCCGAGTTGCTCGACTTGGTCGAGCTCGAAGTCCGCGACCTGCTCACCAAGTACAATTACAAGGGCGACGACGTGCCCGTCATTCGCGGCAGCGCGCTCAACGCGCTCAACTGCGGATGCGGCAAGGCCGACTGCCCCAACTGCAAGCCGATTCTCGATCTCATGGATGCGGTGGACAACTTCATCCCGCAGCCCAAGCGCGAGACCGAAAAGCCCTTCCTGATGCCGGTCGAAGACGTGTTCTCGATCTCCGGCCGCGGCACCGTCGTCACCGGCCGCGTCGAGAAGGGCAAGGTGAAGGTCGGCGAGGAAGTCGAAATCGTCGGCTTCAGGGACACCCAAAAGACCGTCGTCACCGGCGTCGAGATGTTCCGCAAGCTGCTCGACGAGGGCCAGGCCGGCGACAATATCGGCGTCCTGCTGCGCGGGCTAAAGCGCGAAGACGTCGAGCGCGGACAGGTGCTCGCCAAGCCCGGCTCGATCACCCCGCACACCAACTTCGAGGCGTCGGCGTACATCCTGACCAAGGACGAGGGCGGCCGCCACACTCCGTTCTTCACCGGCTATCGCCCGCAGTTCTATTTCCGCACCACCGACGTAACCGGAGTGCTCACGCTGCCCGAGGGCACCGAGATGGTGATGCCGGGCGACAACATTAAAATTCTTGGCGAGCTGATCACGCCGGTCGCGATGGACGAAGGGCTGCGCTTCGCCATCCGCGAGGGTGGCCGCACCGTCGGCGCCGGCGTCGTTTCGAAGATTTTGAAGTAA
- the rpsJ gene encoding 30S ribosomal protein S10 — MNDKIRIRLKAYDYRLLDQSVREIVDTIRRTGGRVAGPIPLPTRIERFTVNRSPHVDKKSREHFEIRTHKRLLDVLEPTQQTIDALGKLDLAAGVDVEIKLE; from the coding sequence ATGAACGACAAGATACGCATACGCCTCAAGGCGTACGACTACCGCCTGCTCGATCAGTCGGTTCGCGAAATCGTGGACACCATCCGCCGCACCGGCGGCCGCGTGGCCGGTCCGATTCCGCTGCCCACCCGCATCGAGCGCTTCACCGTCAACCGCTCGCCGCACGTGGACAAAAAGTCGCGCGAGCATTTTGAAATTCGTACTCATAAACGTCTGCTCGACGTCCTCGAGCCGACCCAGCAGACCATCGACGCGCTGGGCAAGCTCGATCTGGCCGCGGGCGTGGACGTCGAAATCAAGCTCGAGTAG
- the rplC gene encoding 50S ribosomal protein L3 yields the protein MLTGLIGKKIGMTQMTDAAGRVCAATVLTLGPCTVSQLKTAATDGYEAVQVTFGKKKLNRVTGGERGHFAKANIAAGIKSGEFERRGEGELKLGQPIAAADVFKVGDQVDITGVSKGHGYAGVIKRHHFSGFPGSHGTHEYFRHGGSIGNRSYPGRVRKGMRMAGQMGNETASILNLEVLEILAGDNAVVVSGAVPGPDGALLVVHHAARPRRRANVKVANA from the coding sequence ATGCTGACCGGATTGATTGGAAAAAAAATCGGAATGACCCAGATGACCGACGCCGCCGGACGCGTGTGCGCCGCCACCGTGCTGACGCTTGGCCCATGCACCGTCTCCCAGTTGAAAACCGCGGCGACTGACGGTTACGAAGCCGTGCAGGTCACCTTCGGCAAAAAAAAGCTCAACCGCGTGACCGGCGGCGAACGCGGCCATTTCGCCAAGGCCAACATCGCCGCCGGAATCAAATCCGGCGAGTTCGAACGCCGCGGCGAGGGCGAGTTGAAGCTCGGACAGCCCATCGCGGCTGCCGACGTGTTCAAGGTCGGCGATCAGGTCGATATAACCGGCGTCTCCAAGGGCCACGGCTACGCCGGCGTCATCAAGCGCCACCATTTCTCCGGCTTCCCCGGCTCCCACGGCACCCACGAGTATTTCCGCCACGGCGGATCGATCGGCAACCGCTCGTACCCCGGGCGCGTGCGCAAGGGGATGAGGATGGCGGGGCAGATGGGCAATGAGACCGCCTCGATCCTAAATCTCGAAGTGCTCGAGATACTTGCCGGCGACAACGCAGTCGTCGTCTCGGGCGCGGTGCCCGGACCCGACGGCGCTTTGCTCGTCGTCCATCACGCGGCCCGCCCGCGCCGCCGCGCCAATGTGAAGGTGGCCAATGCCTGA
- the rplD gene encoding 50S ribosomal protein L4 — MPERKEKLSPVKLPLYSAAHEKIGELEVAGAVFGRDGDLSLLHEAVRMQLANRRSGTASTKTKGLISGGGRKPWRQKGTGRARAGSTRSPIWRHGGTIFGPQPRDYSYKMPKKAWRAALCLAISDRARNGKLFVIESLDLSEPKTKAAKAALDKLGLEHALIVMGEGDGKFFLAARNLAAHKVLALEGLNVYDVLNHRELVMTSRTAKAIEARFAGEAK; from the coding sequence ATGCCTGAGCGGAAAGAAAAGCTATCGCCGGTCAAGCTGCCGCTGTACTCGGCCGCCCATGAAAAAATCGGCGAGCTCGAAGTCGCCGGCGCAGTTTTCGGCCGCGACGGCGATCTGTCGCTGCTGCACGAGGCGGTCCGGATGCAGCTTGCCAATCGCCGCTCCGGAACCGCGTCCACCAAGACCAAGGGGCTTATCTCCGGCGGCGGCCGCAAGCCGTGGCGGCAGAAGGGAACCGGACGCGCGCGCGCTGGATCGACGCGATCGCCGATATGGCGTCACGGCGGAACCATCTTCGGCCCGCAGCCGCGCGACTATTCGTACAAGATGCCGAAAAAGGCGTGGCGCGCAGCGCTCTGCCTCGCGATTTCCGATCGCGCCCGCAACGGCAAGCTGTTCGTCATCGAGTCGCTCGATCTGTCCGAGCCGAAAACCAAAGCCGCCAAGGCCGCGCTCGACAAGCTCGGCCTCGAGCACGCGCTGATAGTGATGGGCGAAGGCGATGGCAAGTTTTTTCTCGCCGCGCGCAACCTCGCCGCGCACAAGGTGCTCGCGCTTGAAGGGCTTAACGTTTATGACGTGCTCAATCACCGGGAACTCGTGATGACCAGCCGGACCGCCAAGGCGATCGAAGCCCGATTTGCCGGAGAAGCGAAATGA
- the rplW gene encoding 50S ribosomal protein L23, with protein sequence MSSPESLILAPIITEKGTMASEKAGQVLFRVRPGASKDKIREAVEQLFKVTVLKVRTSNFMGKERKKGAIKGRQMDWKKAYVTLKQGDKIEFFEGL encoded by the coding sequence ATGAGCAGCCCCGAGAGCCTGATTCTCGCGCCCATCATCACCGAGAAGGGCACCATGGCCAGCGAAAAGGCCGGCCAGGTGCTGTTCCGCGTGCGCCCCGGGGCGAGCAAGGACAAAATTCGCGAGGCCGTCGAGCAACTGTTCAAGGTCACCGTGCTCAAGGTCCGCACTTCGAACTTCATGGGCAAGGAACGCAAAAAGGGCGCAATCAAGGGCCGCCAGATGGATTGGAAGAAGGCCTACGTAACCCTGAAGCAAGGCGACAAGATCGAATTCTTCGAAGGCCTGTAA